Sequence from the Rutidosis leptorrhynchoides isolate AG116_Rl617_1_P2 chromosome 3, CSIRO_AGI_Rlap_v1, whole genome shotgun sequence genome:
TTATTTTAGGATGACATATGGATTGGCAACGCACCTCTTCGGGACCAATTTCCTCGCTTATTCAGGCTTGCAACTGACCCATTAGCTTCGGTTGCTTCGATGTTCAGCAGGGATGGTGATTCTGTTTCTGTAAATTGGTCGTAGACTTGGCAGCCGACAGGTCGAACGGCTGGGGATCTCGAAGGTATTTCGGAGCTGCTATCGAACGTGGAGGTTTCAGCTCAGAATCGAGATGGCTGGGCATGGACACTTTCTTCAAATAATGTGTTCACTATTAAATGTATTTCTTCTCTTTTGGACGAAAAGTTATTAGCGATCGGGAGTGGTAACTACGAAACAAACCGAAACAATTTAATCCCGAAAAAAGTCGAGATTCTTGCTTGGCGTATTATGAAAAAAAGATTACCGGTAAGAGTGGAACTTGACAAAAGGGCCATTGATCAACATAGTATTCGGTGCCCCCTATGTGACGACGGGATCAAGACAATTGATCACATCTTCATATTTTGCAAGCATTCTTTGGATATTTGGACTCGGGTTTTTAATTGGTGGGGGCTTGGAAGCTTTACAAATTTAAGCCTCCATGAAATCATTAGTGGTAACTCTTCTGCTCAAATGTCTCCTTTCTGGCACAAAATTTGGAAAGCAACTAGTTGGGTTTGTGTTTATCTCCTTTGGAAAAACCGGAATAATTTGGTGTTTCATGGTAAAATGTGGAACCCTCCGGTCGCTCTAAACGAGATTCAAACCAAATCCTTCGAATAG
This genomic interval carries:
- the LOC139902293 gene encoding uncharacterized protein, with the translated sequence MTKAAIDRGLFMGVRIGNDNVLLSHLQYADDTIFIGEWSRENILSLRYLLHCFKLASRLKINFQKSCLYGIGTSGIEVENVANILGCLVGQFPFTYLGLPIGSNMKKLKDWKIVIEKFQCKLASWKMRMMSFGGRLTLIKSVLSSLPLYYFSLFRAPSCVLKILEQTWQPTGRTAGDLEGISELLSNVEVSAQNRDGWAWTLSSNNVFTIKCISSLLDEKLLAIGSGNYETNRNNLIPKKVEILAWRIMKKRLPVRVELDKRAIDQHSIRCPLCDDGIKTIDHIFIFCKHSLDIWTRVFNWWGLGSFTNLSLHEIISGNSSAQMSPFWHKIWKATSWVCVYLLWKNRNNLVFHGKMWNPPVALNEIQTKSFE